The DNA sequence AGATTTGTAATAATTTTTTCCTTTGTAGAAAACTTGCAGTACTTATATTCATTTTGTTTAATATTTAGATAATGCCTTCTACTTTTATCCATTGCATTTGATGTAGGATAAGCTTTATTATTTTTGGTACTAATCTTTGTTTCACCAAAAACCTGGAAAGCTTCATATACATTAGAATTTTTATTATTTAATTCTTGACATGTTTCACAATTACAAACATTTTTGAAATAGACTTCTTTATTTAAAATCCAATTTTTCCTAATTAGGATACTTGTTGCATCTGGATAATAATTTATTCTTTTGTGAAATCTAGGAAAATAAAATTTAGCTAATGGAACTCCTCCCCCTACAGGTATTAAAGGCCTTTCCTCACCATATTCAACTCCATGCCCCACACCTGCCAATAAACTTATTTCGGGACTTGATAGACAGATTGAAAAGAAACTTCCATGTAAATTGATAATTGGTATCCCACTTTTTCCTAATTCACTTACAAAATATTTAAACTTACTAAGCAGATGAGAACTTGCATCAAACTCATTTAGACTATCAATCCAGATTACAAAACCACTAATTTTTAATGTATGATAAACTGAAATTATTTTATCAATTGCATCAGTATCAAATAAAACTTCTTTTTGAAACACAATTTCTGCAAATATTTCTTTTGATGATATTTCTTTTTTCTCAATTAAATCATTAGCAGCAATAATAAATTTTTTATTTATTTCTAATTCATTATCTAGATCATCTAAATCTAATAAAAGATATGGCGAAATTAAAAATTCCGGATGAAAATCAGTTGGATCCAAGAATTCAGAGGTATCTTGTTCTTTACTAACTTTTTCAAGAAATTCACACTGAAATTTTAACACTTTTTTTGTAATATCAAGCAGTTGAATATCATTAAAATCAGAAGCTGTTAGAGCTTTTTTGCCAGCATTATTATTAATAAAATCGCCATATTGTAATGCCAATTTCTCAATTGAAGTTTTTAATGTTGTTATACCATTCTTTTTATTTAAAACTGTTTCAATGGACTGCTGAAAAGCATAAAATTGTGGATCAATAAAATAACTTTTGTTTTTTAATCTTGCTAAAAAGGCTGCTATTCCGTCAGGTGCAAAGGCAACAAAATTTGCATTAAAACCAATTAAGTTATAACTATCTTGAAAAGAAGGATCAAGGAAATATTTACTTTCACTAAAAGTCCCAAATAATAATATTTCCAGACATTGTCCATTTTTAATTTCCAAAGTAATTTCCATTATTATTTAACAAATTCCGTATGTATTCTAAGTTTGGATACCATTTTTCACATGTTGAAGATGCTAAAATTTTATACTCTAGAAATTCTTTTTTATCATCATATAACATTAACCCAATGCCTGCTTCTTTAACTTTTTCGTAGAAATTATACTTAAAATTCTTTTGCGGAAGGCATATATAAAAATAATCAAAGGAGGATTTATTTTTCTTTGCTTGTTCTAATACTTTTTTACAGTTATTTAATTTAAATTCAATACCAAAAACATTGTCGTTTTTATCAATAGCTACAAAATCAATAACTCTATTAAATAAAGGAAATTGTCTTAAAAAAGTATTAGTATGATTTTGTAAAACAGCAATAACTTTATCTTCAAGCTCGTATTCATATTTGAATGCCATGTTCAACTCCAACATCAGCAATTAGTTTGTTTAGTAAGATTTTTTCGTATAGAAAAATAATCAATGCACTCAGATAAAAACTAAAAATTACCTCTAGCGTTTCATTTGAAATGTAAATTGTTTTAATAAACATTTGTGGAATTGGAATTATGCTTACTATAAGAAAAACAAAAAATATCATTCTATAAAAAAATATTCTTTGTCGAAAACCCTCTAATTTAATTTTTTGTTCAGTTGCTTTTATTAATTTATCAACGACTATATATTCAATTTTATTAGTTAGTTCTTTGATTTCAAAATCTTTAATACTTAAAGAATTTTTGTCAGTAACTGTAAGATTTCTAATAAATTCATTGAAAGTCAAATTAAGTAAATAAGTTATCTTTTCAGCAAATCTATTATTTTCGTTTTGTAAATATGAATAAATCGCCTTATTACAATTAACAATCGATCTAGCAATATTTCCATCTAGTGTATCAGATTTAACAACTGAAATTCCAACACCAATTAAAGAAATTATAGCTGGTAAAATTACCAAAAAATTAAAATCCAATAATTTTCTCTTTAATTTTTGATTGATCTGTATAATTTGGAAATTTTAAATATGTATATCTTAAAATTGCATCTAACGAAGCTTCATTGAGTCTTTTCTTAAATAGCTTTAAGATTTCAATTTGATTTTGTGATAATAAATGCCAAATATTTTTTTCTATCCAATCCTTACCTTTTTGACTCAATTGAAAAATTTCTTGATTGTATTTTTCTGATAAATTTACTACTTCATTTGACATATATTGATCTTCTAACCATCTTTCATATTCAAATAATTCAATTTCTTCTTTTTCTAAACTATTATTTCTAACAATAATTAAATTGTTATTAATAAAGAATTCGATGTCATTATAAATATCCTTTGAGAATGGCCCATAATCCCATGAATAAAATGTTATCGGTTCCATTTCAATATTGGCATCTTTTATAAAGTCTTTTTTAATTTCTTCATTAAAAAGAAATATCATTTTGACAATTCTTGTTCTTCCTTTAATTTCTTCACAAATTTCACTAGTTTTTCCTGAAGAATATAAAAGTAACAATAACAGTTTCTTACTATTTAATTTTATTTTGTTCATGATAGTATATAATATTTTATTTATTTAGAATGAAAAATAAATAGCTATTTGGGGATAGTTTTAATTATAATTTAACAAGATTTTATCATTTTTAAAAGCATATTTTCAATCCAAATAAGGTATTTAATATTTTATTTAAATTATTAAAAAAGTTTATTCTGAAATTTGCCACATAATCACAAACAAATCGCAAAAATTGCTGAAGGAAGATTCTAAATTAAAAAGGTCTTTTAATAGAATTTAAATTGCATTTTATTACCGCTTTAACAATTGTTTAATTACATCTTTTTCACTCCATTTTAACACTAAAAACTAAAAATAGTAGTTGAAAAATTATTTGTGACATTTAACCTTTTTTAGTATTAAATTTACTCTCAAACTAAACGCAAAAAATACTCAAACTAAACGCCGAATTATAGTTGAATACCTATTTCATCATTATAATTGCAAATATTATTTGATATAATATTATTAGAGGATGTGTATAAGTAAATGCCTTTCCAATTCTTATGATTAGGATCATACCCACTTCTATTATTTGATATTATACAATGATGTGTATTGTTACCTAGAAAGATTCCTGCTCCATCCCATACCTTGTTTGAGCCATAACATGTAAAACCGCTGATTGTCACATAATTAGCAGTTATTTCAAAAACTCGATCATTAGTATCTGATGCAATTACAATTGTCGAATTATAACCATTTTCAGATAGAATTATAATTTCTTTATTAACATCGACATTTTCAATATAAGTTCCATTCATTACGATTATTGTATCTCCATTAATAACAACTACATTATCAATTGCACCCTGAATTGTATGCCATGGATTTCCTTCACTTCCATCACCAGTTATATCATTCCCAGTTGGTGAAACATAATACTTGACAGCAAAAAGATTTTGTGCAGTAATAAGCAATATTAATAACACAAGACTAAATAAAACATTTGTTTTTAATTTCGTAAATTTCATAGTATTCTCCTCATTTAATAACTGATAAAAATTGTTAGCCATATTAAGTTAATTTATGCATTTGTATATATATCCATATTACGCAGAATTTGCATCTCATCTTGTAAGGAGCTAAACAAGAAATAACTTCTGTTTATAATTCACCAATATCAACTAAGCGTTTAGGCAGCTTATTAGATTAAACAAATTGTAAAATTATTTTTAGTATTTTAGTTAATCACCAATTGTTTCAAAGAAAAAACATAGTTTTTAATAATAATAATTTCGTGTTCATGCTGCTTTCTGTTTAATAAATTGGTTAAGATTTTCTTTAATTCTTCTTTCTTTTACTTTTTTTAATTCTATCGCTTATCGTAACACATGTGAAAGTTTAAGGAAATTGATATCGTTTTAACCTTCGTATATAGTAATTCAACAAAACTTGATTTTGATAAAATGATTCACATTATAAGTTATTATAAATTTTTATCTCCACCATATACAGAATTTTAGGCAGATATTGGCTTGCATATTAAACCCGTTCACTTTTATCAACATGCCAGTCTGTCGTCCAGTCACCTTCCCAATTTTCAGTCCAGAGTGTATCAGTATTTTGTGAATAAACTTGTGATACAATTAAGATTGAATAGATAAGAATAAGTTTAAGAATTGAATTTAAATTTTCGAACGGAAAAACAAAAAAATTAAACATTTTTAATCCCTCACATTATATATAAATTGAAAAATTACTTTCTTTCAATTCAGAGAAACAATTGACTACATTTAAATTTTATTACAACCTGAGTTGTATCTATATTAAAAAGTCAAACTATTATTTTATAAGTAAGGTTTAAAAAATGATTATGTTTTAATGAATTTATTGGAAATAAAAATATATAGTGGAATAATCAGATGGAACTATCCTTTAGGACAGTTTTTTGCAAAAGAATCAAAAGTTTGATTCGGAAAATGTTTTAATTTTTATTCTTTAGTTATTGGTTTTATAAAAGATTGTAATTTTCTGTCTACACCAATTTGATAAGGTGTTGTTATAAGTAAACAATTTACATCTTTTAAACTTTTTCTGAAATGTTTTAATCTTGTAGTTTTTGGTCTTGATTCTTGATACAAAATACTTGATTCTGCTCTTAAATAATTCCCTCATCTTTTGCTTTTGATATAGCATTAACCTTATTTTTCACATGAAGTTTTTGGTATATATTTCTTAGATGATATTTTACTGTCGTTTTACTTATAAACAGATCATCAGCAATTGCTTGATAATTTTTACCTTTGGAGAGCAGTTTAAGAATTGTAATCTGCTGTTTTGTAAGTTCAGTTTTTGCATTTGGTTTTTTAAAAGATTCAATTACTTTTCGCGCAATAGACATGCTCATAGGAGCACCGCCGTTTAATACTTCGTTTATCGCACAAATAATGTTTTCCGGATTATCATCTTTTAGAATGTAACCGCTTGCTCCATTTTCCAGAGCACTAAAAATTAGGTTACAATCATCAAAAATGGTAAGAATAATTATTGCTGTTTCCGGCGATAAGGAATTAATTATTTTTGTTGCTTCTATGCCTGATATTCCAGGTAATTTTATATCTACCAAAACAATATCTGGTTTGTCTTGTAAAATTCTTTTTTGTGCAGATTCAAAACATTCAAAAATTCCTTCGCAATTAAAATTCTCATGATTGTTAATGAGTTGGGCAATGGAATCTCTATAACTTGCCTGGTCTTCAATTAGGAATATTTTTACCATAATAAAAATTATGCTAATGAGATTTGTTAATCAACTGACCTTTAGGGTAGTTTTGCATTAAAGGAGATAGTTGTTCCAATTCCTTTCTTCGAGAATATATCCAGCTTTGAATTTAATTTTGATGCTCTGAAATTCATATTCTTCAAACCGTTACCATCATAATTAATGGATTTATCAAAACCATTTCCGTCATCACTTAATTGAATTGTGATTCTTTTACTTTTTGCTTCAACTTTTAGAATAACATTTTTACAATCAGAAGCATGTTTTATTATGTTATTTATACCTTCTTTAAATATTGCCAACAGATTCATTTTCCACTCCGATGGTAATATTATTTTATCATAATTATCTTCTAGTCCTTCAATCTGAAAAATTATTCCTCTGTTTTCAAAAAGTGAATCACTAAAATTTTTTATATAAATAACCAAATTTGTTAGTGAAGATTTATCAGGATCAATTTCAAATAACATATCCTTAATTGTTCTGGATAATTGAGTTGTCTGTTTGTTGATTTGCTGGAGCATAATTTGTTTATTCTGATTTTCAGATTTAAGCAAATTGTAACTATTTATTTTTAGACTGGCAATTATTCCTCCAGTATCATCATGAAAATTTCTTGCTAAATTGCTTTTAAGTTCTTCTCTAATTTTTATAGTTCTATATAAAATTGCCTTATGAATCATAAATAAAATTATCATTATTGCTAAAATATTAAGGAAATAAAACCACCAGGTTTTCCAGAAAGGCGAATTGATATTTACTTCCATGCTTAAAATTTTATTTGTCCAAATTCCATCGCTATTAGAGGCTTTTACTTTAAATTTATAATTGCCTGGTTCCATGTTCATAAATACTGCTTCTCTTTTGTCTCCTATGTTTATCCAATAATTATGAAATCCCTCCATTATATAAGCATATTGATTTTTAGTAGGGTTTTTAAACGAAAGTGCTGCAAATTCGAATGAGAAAAAATCATCGTTATGAGAAAGTTGAATTATTCCATTGTTTTTAAGGAATTGCTTATTTGCAGATTTTCCAAATATTTTAAATTCAGTTAATACAACATTTGGTGCTGCTATTTTACAATTTTCAACTGGTTTGAAATAATATATACCATCGCTTCCACCAAAGAATAAAATTCCATCATCTGACAAGGTTGCTCCAAGATTAAAGGCTTCCTTTGGTAAGCCCTCACTAGATGTATAATTGGTAAAAGATTCGGTTGCCATATTAAATTTTGAAATCCCGAAGTTTGTTGAAATCCATATATTACCAGTTTTATCTTTCAAAATTCCATAAACCATTTCATTAT is a window from the Ignavibacteriota bacterium genome containing:
- a CDS encoding response regulator transcription factor, encoding MVKIFLIEDQASYRDSIAQLINNHENFNCEGIFECFESAQKRILQDKPDIVLVDIKLPGISGIEATKIINSLSPETAIIILTIFDDCNLIFSALENGASGYILKDDNPENIICAINEVLNGGAPMSMSIARKVIESFKKPNAKTELTKQQITILKLLSKGKNYQAIADDLFISKTTVKYHLRNIYQKLHVKNKVNAISKAKDEGII
- a CDS encoding DUF4065 domain-containing protein produces the protein MNKIKLNSKKLLLLLLYSSGKTSEICEEIKGRTRIVKMIFLFNEEIKKDFIKDANIEMEPITFYSWDYGPFSKDIYNDIEFFINNNLIIVRNNSLEKEEIELFEYERWLEDQYMSNEVVNLSEKYNQEIFQLSQKGKDWIEKNIWHLLSQNQIEILKLFKKRLNEASLDAILRYTYLKFPNYTDQSKIKEKIIGF